AGCACTCTCATGTACTGGTGGAGCAGCTCGACACAAAGCTTGCATGACGCGGGGCTCGAAGACGATTATGCGGCCTCAACAGCTCTTGACCCCTGGCACGGCTACTGGATCAACACGTTCAGAGATGATCTAGCCTTGATCGTACCCCATTCTGCGGAATAGGACGAGGGCCCAGGTCACACGGGAACGCGGTGTCTGGGCAGCATCTCCCCGAATCTGATATAATCAGGGCAGATCAGCAGCAGGTACGCGGGCAGCGGAGAGTGTCGTTGCCCGCGTTTTCGCCCTTAGGAGACTGACGTGAAGGTAGGAATCATCGGGCTGCCGGCGACCGGCAAGACAACCCTGTTCAACGCGCTCACCCACGGCGAGGCCCCCGTCACCGAGTTCAGCGGCAAGCGGTCGGAGGCTAACATCGGGACGATCACCGTACCCGATGCGCGGTTCGACCACATCGTCCAGGTCTGCAAGCCGAAGAAGGTCAGCCCGGCGCACATCGAGGTCATAGACGGCGCGGCGCCGATCGGGGTGGAGACGCAGAGAGGTTTCGGCACCGACTTCTTCACCGGCATCCGGGCCGTCGAGGCGCTGATCCACGTCGTACGCGCGTTCGAGACCGCCTCTCACCCCGCACCCGAGAACGGGCTCGATCCCCTGCGCGACGTCCGCAAGGTGAACGACGAACTGATGCTCGCCGACCTCACGCTGGTCGAGACGCGGATTGAGCGCATCGAGAAGGGCCTGCACGGCAAGAAGATCATCCCCGGCAGTCCGCAAACGATGGAGCTGGAACTGATGCAGAAGATCAGAGACCAGCTCGAGAACGAAAAGCCGCTCAAGGAACTCGACCTGTCGAACGACGAGGTCAAGATGATCCGCAGCTTCGACTTCCTTACTCTGAAGCCGATGATCATCGTCGCCAACGTCGG
The sequence above is a segment of the Armatimonadota bacterium genome. Coding sequences within it:
- a CDS encoding 50S ribosome-binding GTPase; the protein is MKVGIIGLPATGKTTLFNALTHGEAPVTEFSGKRSEANIGTITVPDARFDHIVQVCKPKKVSPAHIEVIDGAAPIGVETQRGFGTDFFTGIRAVEALIHVVRAFETASHPAPENGLDPLRDVRKVNDELMLADLTLVETRIERIEKGLHGKKIIPGSPQTMELELMQKIRDQLENEKPLKELDLSNDEVKMIRSFDFLTLKPMIIVANVG